The Solibacillus daqui genome has a segment encoding these proteins:
- the mnmG gene encoding tRNA uridine-5-carboxymethylaminomethyl(34) synthesis enzyme MnmG: MSTQYEAGNYDVIVVGSGHAGVEAAYAAAKTGAKTLMLTINLELIAFMPCNPSVGGPAKGIVVREIDALGGLMGRVIDKTHIQMRMLNTAKGPAVRALRAQADKQLYQREMKRLLEDEENLQVRQAMVEELIIEDNQVKGVVTQVGAIYRADAVVLTTGTFLRGEIIIGDLKYSSGPNNQQPSIKLADNLKDLGFNMVRFKTGTPPRVNSRTIDYSKTEIQPGDEEPRAFSYETTEFITDQLPCWLTYTSENTHDIINANLHLSPMFSGMIKGTGPRYCPSIEDKITRFADKPRHQIFLEPEGRDTQEVYVQGFSTSLPEHVQRQMVASIPGLENAEIMRAGYAIEYDAVVPTQLWPTLETKTIQGLYTAGQLNGTSGYEEAAGQGLMAGMNAGLKVQGKEEIILSRSDAYIGVLIDDLVTKGTNEPYRLLTSRAEYRLLLRHDNADLRLTDVGHKVGLISDERYARFTKKRQQVEDEITRLREIIVKPNAQTQETVRSVGGAELKDGIRASDFVKRTEMTYDLVAGLIEPTEESLSEEVREQVEIQLKYEGYIQKAVQQVEKMKRLEDKKIPENIDYDAISSLATEALQKLKQVRPLSIAQASRIAGVNPADISILLVYIEQGKIAKITN, encoded by the coding sequence ATGTCAACACAATATGAAGCAGGTAACTATGATGTAATTGTTGTTGGTTCAGGTCATGCAGGAGTTGAAGCTGCTTATGCCGCAGCAAAAACTGGCGCAAAAACATTAATGCTTACAATCAACTTAGAATTAATCGCGTTTATGCCTTGTAATCCATCAGTCGGCGGTCCTGCAAAAGGGATTGTTGTTCGTGAAATTGATGCATTAGGCGGTTTAATGGGACGCGTAATCGATAAAACACATATTCAAATGCGTATGCTTAATACAGCAAAAGGTCCCGCAGTTCGTGCATTACGCGCACAAGCGGACAAACAACTATACCAACGAGAAATGAAACGCTTGTTAGAGGATGAAGAAAATCTTCAAGTTCGTCAAGCAATGGTAGAAGAATTAATCATTGAGGACAACCAAGTAAAAGGGGTTGTGACACAAGTTGGTGCGATTTATCGTGCAGATGCGGTTGTATTAACAACAGGTACATTTTTACGTGGGGAAATTATCATCGGCGATTTAAAATATTCATCAGGTCCAAATAACCAACAACCATCAATTAAGTTAGCCGATAACTTAAAAGATTTAGGTTTCAATATGGTACGATTCAAAACAGGTACACCACCACGCGTTAATAGCCGTACTATTGATTATTCAAAAACGGAAATTCAACCTGGGGATGAAGAACCGCGCGCATTCAGCTATGAAACAACTGAATTTATTACAGATCAGCTTCCTTGCTGGTTAACATATACGAGTGAAAATACGCATGACATCATAAATGCGAATCTACATCTTTCGCCAATGTTCTCAGGAATGATAAAAGGAACAGGTCCGCGTTATTGTCCGTCAATTGAAGATAAAATTACACGCTTTGCCGATAAGCCACGTCATCAAATTTTCCTTGAACCAGAAGGGCGTGACACGCAAGAAGTTTATGTACAAGGTTTCTCTACATCATTACCAGAGCATGTACAACGTCAAATGGTGGCATCCATTCCTGGTTTAGAAAATGCAGAAATTATGCGTGCAGGTTATGCAATTGAGTACGATGCGGTAGTTCCAACGCAATTATGGCCAACGCTTGAAACAAAAACGATTCAAGGTTTATACACAGCAGGTCAATTAAATGGTACATCAGGCTATGAGGAAGCAGCAGGTCAAGGTTTAATGGCTGGTATGAATGCAGGTCTGAAAGTACAGGGCAAAGAAGAGATTATTCTTTCACGTTCGGACGCTTATATCGGTGTGTTAATTGACGACTTAGTAACAAAAGGTACAAACGAACCTTACCGTCTATTAACATCGCGTGCTGAATATCGTTTACTATTACGTCATGACAATGCAGATTTACGTTTAACAGATGTTGGACATAAAGTAGGCTTAATTTCAGATGAACGATATGCACGCTTTACGAAAAAACGTCAGCAAGTAGAAGACGAAATCACACGTTTACGCGAGATTATCGTGAAACCAAATGCGCAAACACAAGAAACAGTTCGTTCAGTAGGTGGCGCAGAGTTAAAAGACGGTATTCGTGCATCGGACTTTGTCAAACGTACAGAAATGACATATGACTTAGTAGCAGGTTTAATTGAGCCAACTGAAGAATCATTAAGTGAAGAAGTACGTGAGCAAGTTGAAATTCAGTTAAAATACGAAGGCTATATTCAAAAAGCGGTTCAACAAGTGGAAAAAATGAAAAGACTTGAAGATAAGAAAATACCAGAAAACATTGATTACGATGCAATTAGTAGCTTAGCTACAGAAGCCTTACAAAAATTAAAGCAAGTACGCCCGCTATCAATCGCACAGGCATCACGTATTGCAGGTGTAAACCCTGCAGATATTTCGATTTTACTTGTCTATATTGAGCAAGGAAAAATTGCAAAAATCACTAACTAA